The segment CGTACCGGCGCAGCAGCCGGGCCAGCGGCTCCTCCAGGCCCAGGCCGAGCTTCCGGAAGTAGGTGGGGTGTTTGGTCTCCGCGTGCAGCCATACCGGCCGGCCCCGGCGGCGTCCTTCGCGGTCCGCCCACTGGAGGACCTCCTCGAAGGTGGGCACCGTCCAGCGGCCGTCGTAGAGGGTGTTGTCCGGCCGGACGCCCGGGATTCGCTCGGTCGCCCGCAGCGTCTTCAGCTCGGCCAGGGTGAAGTCCTCGGTGAACCAGCCGGTCATCGCCGTGCCGTCGACCGTCTTCGTGGTACGGCGGGCGGCGAATTCGGGGCGGTCGGCGACATCGGTGGTGCCGGTGATGTCGTTCTCGTGACGGCAGACCAGCCGGCCGTCCCGGGTGGGCACCAGATCCTGTTCGATCACATGCGCGCCCAGGTCGAGGGCGTGCTGATAGGCGCCGATGGTGTGCTCCGGGCGGTAGCCGCTGGCACCCCGGTGGGCGATGACCGTGGGGTACGGGAGATTCCGGTAGCCGCCGCGGCTCGGCCGGGCCGGACGGTCCGCGGCGGCGTGGGCCGTGCCCGCCGCCCCGCCCACCCCGGCGGCGGCCGCGCCGAGCGCCGCCGCCCCGAGCACCGTACGCCGTCCGGGCCGTGCCTGCGCGCCCTCTGTCATCTGGGTCGGGGGCATCGGGGTCATCGAGGTCATCGGGACTCCTCCATCGTCGTTCGCGTCCGCCGTCCGGTCTCCGGTGCCGGTTCCGGTTCCGCCCGATAGGGGTGGATAACCGGCCGGGGTCCGACGGCCCGACGCTAGGGAGTGCCGCGGTACGGGCGGCGGCCCCCCGGCGAACAGCGGTCGAACACATGTCAACACTGAGTATCGGCGTGTATCGAGTCCGTGAACCCGACGTGCGGGGAGGGCGGAGCCGCGAGTATCGTCCTCACCTGCACGGACCGCAGTGGTTCCGCGCCCCAGCACCACCAGCAGCACCGCCAGCCGATCAGCCGCACGATCCGACACCGAACCAAGGTCACCGCCGGAGGCCCCCGTTGTCCCGCATGTCGCTCATCAAGGCCGTCCTCGGACCGGTCCTGCGTCTGATGTTCCGGCCGCGCGTGGAGGGCGCCGACAACATTCCCGGCACCGGCCCGGTCATCCTGGCGGGCAATCACCTCACCTTCATCGACTCGATGGTGCTGCCGCTGGTCTGCTCGCGTCCGGTGTACTTCATCGGCAAGGACGAGTACGTGACCGGAAAGGGCCTCAAGGGCAGGCTGATGGCCTGGTTCTTCACCGGTGTCGGCATGGTCCCCGTGGACCGGGACGGGGCGAACGGCGGTGTCGCCGCGCTCAACACCGGCCAGCGGCTGCTGGAGCAGGGCAAGATCTTCGGCATCTACCCCGAGGGCACCCGCTCCCCCGACGGCCGGCTCTACCGGGGCCACCCCGGGATCGCCCGGCTGACCCTGCGGACGGGCGCCCCCGTGGTGCCGTTCGCCATCATCGGCACCGACAAGCTCCAGCCCGGCGGTTCGGGGCTGCCCAGGCCCGGCCGGGTGACCGTCCGCTTCGGTACGGCGATGGAGTTCTCCCGCTACGAGGGCATGGGCCGGAACCGCTACGTCCTGCGGGCCGTCACGGACTCGGTGATGGCCGAGGTGATGGCGCTCTCCGGGCAGGAGTACGTCGACGTCTACGCCAGCACTGCGAAGAAGGCCGCCTGATCTCGGGCACCACGACAGCGAGCCGGGCCGGGAACCCTGTGGGGGTCCCGGCCCGGCTCGCTGGTTCCGGGGGTGTCACCGCCGGGGGCGGCTCGCTGTTCCCGGCGGCGTCACCGCGTCACGGGTGCTCGACGCCGTCCTTCACGGGTGCTCGACGCCGTCCTCCAGCTTCTGGCCCCGCAGCAGGAACCAGGCCGCGACGGCGGTCGCGAACAGCACCGCCGAACCGACCGCTCCGGCCAGGTGGAAACCGTCGGCGAAGGCATCGCGGGCGGCGGACAGCAGCTCCGCGCCCTGCTCGGACGGCAGCGCCTCCGAGGCCTCCATGGCCCCGGCCAGAGAGTCCCGGGCCCCGTCCGCGGTCTCCGCCGACACCCCTTCCGGGACGGTGAAGCCGCGGTAGACACCGGTGACGACCGAGCCCAGGACGGCGATACCGAGGGCGGCACCCAGCTCGTACGCGGTCTCCGACACCGCGGACGCGGCACCGGCCTGCTCCTTGGGCACGCTGGAGAGGATCACGTCCGCCGTCACGGTGAACGCGAAACCGGCACCGAGACCGCCGATGAACAGGGCGGCGCCGATGGCGGGGGCGCCGGTGCTCGCGCTCAGCACCGTACAGCCGGCGAGGGCGGCACCGACGGCCGCCAGACCACCGGCGACGGTGACCCGGACGGAGAACCGCCGGGCCGCGAAACCGGCCAGCAGACCCGCTCCCACCGCACCGATCGCCGCGGGCAGTTCGATCAGACCGGCCTCCAGCGGCGACCTGCCCTGCACCAACTGGAGGAACTGCGAAAGGAAGAAGACCAGCCCGGAGAGGCCGAGGATGGTCAGCAGATCCGCCAGTACGGCCCCGGAGAAGCCCCGGTTACGGAAGAGCCGCACATCCAGCAGCGGCGAGGGCAGGGTGAGCTGCCGGCGGACGAACCACACCAGCGCCGTCGCACCGAGCGTCCCGGCCAGCAGCGCCACGGCGCCGAAACCGTGTACGGCCAGCTCCTTGATCGCGTACACCACCGCGACGATGCCCAGGAGGGAGAGCACCACACTGACCGGGTCCCAGGGGCCCGGATTCGGATTCCGCGACTCCGGCAGCAGCTTCACACCGACGAGGACCAGCAGCGCCATCACCGGCAGATTGATCAGAAAGACCGAGCCCCACCAGAAGTGCTCCAGCAGGGCGCCGCCGACCACCGGGCCGACCGCGGCACCGGCCGAGGCCGCCGCACCCCAGATACCGACCGCGATACTGCGCTCCCGGGGGTCGTGGAACAGATTCCGGATCAGCGCCAGCGTGGACGGCATCAGGGTCGCACCGGCGACACCGAGCAGCGCCCGGGCGAGAATCATCATCTCGGGGCTGGTGGCATAGGCGTTGAGGACGGAGACCGCGCCGAACGCGACCGCACCTGTCAGCAGCAGCTTCTTCCGGCCGATCCGGTCACCCAGACTGCCCATGGTGATCAGCAGACCGGCGATGACGAAGGAGTAGATGTCGCCGATCCACAGCAACTGGGTACCGGTGGGCCGCAGATCCTCACTCAGATAGGGTGTGGCCAGACCCAGTACGGTGGCGTCGACCGCCACCAGCAGCACGGCCAGCACCAGGACGCCGAGGGCGACCCAGCGGCCGGGGGCCTTCGCGGTCTCCTCCGTCTTTGTCAGGGGGGCGGTACTGGTCACTTCTCCACACTCCGTCGGGTGACACCACCGAGCAGCAGCTCGGTGATCATGAACGTATAGTCGCGGGCGGCGATCCGGCCGGACTGGATGGCCCAGGCGGCCGAGCTGATCAGCCCGAAGAGGGCCTCGGCGATCCAGACCGCCGTGAGGTCGATCCGGAACACGCCCTCCTCCTGGCCCCGCTTGACCAGGGCCACGATGCGCCGGTCCGCCCGCTGCCAGCCTTCATGGACGTCTTCGCCCTCGAACAGCTGGTTCTCGGTGACCAGGAACGCGAACAGCGGGGCGCAGCGCTCGGACTCGGCGACCAGCCGGCGCAGTGCGTCGGCCGCACTGTCCTCGTCGAGTCTCGCGGCCGAGATCGCGGTCTCCAGCTCCCGCAGGCCGTAGTCCTCCAGCGCCCGCACCAGGGTGTCCCGCCCGGCGAAGTGCCGGTGCAGGGTGGCCCGACCGATCCCCGCCGCCCGGGCGACCTCGTCCATGGTGGCGCTGCCCTTCCGGGACAGCAGGGCGGCGGCAGCCCGGAGAACCTGCTCTCGATCCACAGTCATGAGACAAGACTAGCCGACATGAGACACGAATGTCTCATTCGATATTCCGATGCCCCACACAGGGGGGTCGTCTCCTGGAAGGATGTGCCGATGAAACCGCTGCTGTTGATCGACGTCGACGGCCCGCTGAATCCCTATGGGGGCAAGCCGGAGCGCCGTCCGGAGGGATATGGAACGCATCGGCTGCGGCCCGAGGGCTGGCACGGGGCGAAGCCGCTGCGGGTCTGGCTGAATCCGGATCACGGCCGGGAGCTGCTGGCGCTCGCGGACCGCTATGAGCTGGTGTGGGCGACGACCTGGAAGGGTGAGGCGAACCGTTGGATATCCCCGCCGCTGGGGCTGCCGGAGCTGCCGTACATCGACTGGCCGGTGATACATGGGGCGGCGCCGTACGGAACCTTCTGGAAGACCCAGTACATCCTCGACTACGCGGCGGGGCGGCCCTTTGCCTGGCTGGACGACGACATCAGTGAGCCGGACCGGGAGTTCGTGGCCCAAAAGCACCTCGCCGCCGCCCTGCTGCTCCATGTCGATCACCGGATCGGGCTGACCCGACCGGATTTCGAGGCACTGGAGGAGTGGGCGGCGGCGCGGTAAGAGCCGGCGCTGTAGGAGCTGAGGGGTTGGAGGGCTGCTCCGGTTGCCGGGGTTACTGCTTGGCGGCGGCCCAGGCGTGCTGGATCAGCAGATCGGCCTTGACTTCGGCCAGCTGGACGGCGACTGCCGAGGGGGCGGTGCCGCCGCGTCCGTTGCGGGAGGCGAGGGCGCCGGAGACATGGAGCACGGTCCGGACGTCCGGTGTCAGATATTCGGAGATGGCGGCGAACTGCGCATCGGTGAGCTGGTCCAGCTCGATGCCCTGCGCCTCGCACTCCTTGACGCACTCCCCCGCCACCTCATGGGCGACTCGGAACGGCACTCCCTGCCGCACCAGCCACTCCGCGATATCGGTGGCCAGGGAGAATCCGGCGGGGGCCAGCTCTTCCATTCGCTCACGGTGGACGGTGAGGGTCGCCATCATTCCCGTGAAGGCCGGGAGCAGTACTTCCAGGGTGTCGCAGGAGTCGAAGACGGGCTCCTTGTCTTCCTGGAGGTCGCGGTTGTAGGCGAGGGGCAGTGCCTTCAGGGTGGCCATCAGTCCGGTGAGATTGCCGATGAGCCGGCCGGACTTGCCGCGGGCCAGCTCGGCGATGTCCGGGTTCTTCTTCTGCGGCATGATCGACGAGCCGGTCGAGAAGGCGTCGTGGAGGGTGACGAAGGAGAACTCCTTCGTGTTCCAGATGATGATCTCCTCGGCGATCCGGGAGAGGTTGACGCCGATCATCGCGGTGATGAAGGCGAACTCGGCGACGAAGTCGCGGGAGGCGGTGCCGTCGATGGAGTTTCCGGCGGAGCCCCGCTCGAAGCCGAGGTCGGCGGCGACGGCCTCGGGGTCGAGTCCGAGGGAGGAGCCTGCCAGGGCGCCCGAGCCATAGGGGGAAACGGCGGTCCGCTCGTCCCACTGCCGCAGCCGCTCGGCGTCCCGGGAGAAGGACTGCACATGGGCGAGGACATGGTGGGCGAAGAGCACGGGCTGGGCGTGCTGGAGGTGGGTACGCCCCGGCATGGCGACCTCGGGATGGGCCTCGGCCAGGCCCACCAGGGCGTCCTGGAGTTCGGCGATCAGCCCCCCGATGATCCGGGAGTGGTCGCGGAGATACATCCGGAAGAGGGTGGCGACCTGGTCGTTCCGGGAGCGTCCGGCGCGCAGCTTGCCGCCCAGCTCGGGCCCGAGGCGCTCCAGTAGTCCGCGCTCCAGTGCCGTGTGGACGTCTTCGTCGGCGATGGTGCCGGTGAAGGAGCCGTCGGCGACATCCGCTTCCAGCTGGTCCAGTCCGACGATCATCCGGGTGAGTTCGTCACGGGTGAGCAGCCCCGCCTTGTGGAGAACCCGGGCATGGGCGCGGGATCCGGCGATGTCGTACGGCGCCAGCCGCCAGTCGAAGTGGACGGAGGCGGACAGCTTGGCCAGGGCCTCGGCCGGACCGTCGGCGAACCGGCCTCCCCAGAGCCGGACGTCACCGTTGTTGCTGCTCACAGCTTGAGCTCCTCTGACGGATGGCGGGGCCGCCGCCTCCCCGGGAGTGCGGGGAGGCGGGGCCGGGTGGGACTGGTCAGGCGTTCAGATCACGCCGGGCAGCGATCTTCGCCGAGAGGCTGAAGATCTCGATAAAGCCCTGGGCCTTCGACTGGTCGAAGGTGTCACCGGAGTCGTAGGTGGCGAGGTTGAAGTCGTAGAGCGACTCCTCGGACTTCCGGCCGGTGACCACGGCGCGGCCGCCGTGGAGGGTCATCCGGATATCACCGGTGACATGCTCGTTGGCCTCGTTGATGAAGCCGTCCAGCGCGCGCTTCAGCGGGGAGAACCACAGGCCGTCATAGACCATCTCGCCCCAGCGCTGCTCGACCTGCCGCTTGTAGCGGGCCAGCTCGCGCTCGACGGTGACGTTCTCCAGCTCCTGGTGGGCGGTGATCAGGGCGATGGCCCCCGGCGCCTCGTAGACCTCACGGGACTTGATGCCCACCAGCCGGTCCTCGACCATGTCGATCCGGCCGATGCCCTGGGCGCCTGCCCGCTCGTTGAGCTGCTGGATCGCCTGGAGGACGGTGACCGGCTTGCCGTCGATGGCGACCGGGACACCTTCCTTGAAGGAGATGACGACCTCGTCGGCCTCGCGCGGTTCGGCGGGGTTGGAGGTGTACTCGTAAATGTCCTCGATCGGAGCGTTCCAGATGTCCTCGAGGAAGCCGGTCTCGACGGCACGGCCGAAGACGTTCTGGTCGATGGAGTACGGGGACTTCTTGCTGGTGGCGATCGGGAGCTGCTTCTCCTCGCAGAAGGCGATCGCCTTGTCCCGGGTCATCGCGTAGTCCCGGACCGGCGCGATGCACTTGAGGTCGGGGCCGAGTGCGGTGATTCCGGCCTCGAAGCGCACCTGGTCGTTGCCCTTGCCCGTGCAGCCGTGGGCGACGATGCCCGCATTGTGCTTACGGGCGGCGGCGACCAGATGCTTGACGATGGTGGGCCGGGAGAGGGCGGAGACCAGCGGATAGCGGTCCATGTAGAGGGCGTTGGCCTTGATCGCCGGAAGGCAGTACTCGTCGGCGAATTCGTCCCGGGCGTCAGCCACCTCGGCCTCGACCGCGCCGCAGGCGAGCGCGCGCTTGCGGATGACGTCGAGGTCCTCGCCACCCTGGCCGACGTCAACGGCGACGGCGATGACCTCCGCGCCCGTCTCCTCGGCGATCCAGCCGATGGCGACGGAGGTGTCCAGACCGCCCGAATAGGCGAGTACGACGCGCTCGGTCACGGGCTTCTCCTTAACGATGCATTCGGTGATGGCATAAGTATGCATGATCCCGTATGTTTCGTCAACGCCCCCGTTCGGCGGAGCGCGGGCCCGGACGGACCGGCTCCGGGCGCGGGGCCGACGGGGTGTGCGTACGGTCGGGAGACATGCGCCGCCGCCTCGTTCCGCTCTCCGTCCTTCTGCTGCTCACGGCGGGGACGGTCGCCGTCACCCCATCGCCGCCCCCGTCGGTCGCCGCGCCCGTGCCGGCGGTCGCGGCCGTGCCGGCACCGGTCGAACCGGCGCCGGACGCTCCCCTGCCGGAGCGGATGGCGGATACCGGCGGGGGCACGCAGTTGATCACCGCGGTGGCGCCGGATACCGGGTCCACCGCGGGCCGGGTGGTGTGGTGGGACCTGGGGGCGGACGGCCGGTGGAGCGAGGCGGGGTCGGCGCCCGCGCGGTTCGGGGCGAACGGGCTGGTGGCGGGCGGGGAGCGGGTTCAGGGCACATCGACCACGCCGACGGGGCTGTACGACCTGCCGTACGCCTTCGGTATCGCGCCCGCGCCGGAGGGGGCCGGCTATCCGTACCGGCCGGTGACCGACCGGTCGTACTGGTGCCAGGACAACGACTCCGCTTCGTACAACCGCTGGGTGGAGGGTTTGCCGGCGGACTGCCGGGCGGCGGAGGCGGAGCGCATGCTCGACTACGGCGTTCAGTACGCCCATGGGCTGGTCGTGGGCTTCAACTACGACCGGCCGGTGCGGGGCCGGGGGGCCGGGATCTTCCTTCATGTGAACGGGGAGGGCCCGACGGCGGGCTGTGTCTCCGTACCTGCTGACGCCATGGCCCGGATTCTGGCCTGGGTGGATCCCGGGCGGGGGCCGCATATCGCCGTGGGAACGGAGTCGGGGCCCACGGCCGTCACGCGTGGATCAGCGTGACGGCCGTGGGCCCCAGTCGGCATCGGCGTTCTGTCGGCCGGCTCGCGGTCAGCGGGCTCCCTGGGCGAGCCTGAGCAGATGGTCGGCGAGCGCTTGGCCGCCGACCGGATCCCGGCTGATCAGCAGCAGGGTGTCGTCTCCGGCGATGGTGCCGAGGATGTCGTGCAGTTCGGCCTGGTCGATGGCCGATGCGAGGAACTGGGCCGCTCCTGGTGGGGTGCGGAGCACGACCAGATTCGCCGATGCTTCGGCGGAGATCAGCAGTTCGCCGGAGAGCCGGCGCATCCGCTCTTCTTTGGCTGATTCTCCCAGGGGTGCCTGGGGGGTTCGGAAGCCGCCTTCGCTGGGGACCGCGTAGATCAGCTCACCACCGGTGTTGCGGATCTTCACGGCCCCCAGTTCGTCGAGGTCTCGGGAGAGCGTTGCCTGGGTGACGCTGAGCCCGTTGTCCGCGAGCAGCTTGGCGAGCTGGCTCTGGGAACGCACCGGCTGGCGGTTGAGGATGTCCACAATCCGCCGGTGGCGGGCCATCCGGGTCTGCGGTACCGCGGGTCCGCCGGCCTCGGCCATCTGTGCTGCCACCGCGGCGGCCTGGGCATCGCGTGCGTCCCTGGCGTCCTGCGCCGCACTGTCTCGCGACTCGGTCATCGTCGTCTCATT is part of the Streptomyces qinzhouensis genome and harbors:
- a CDS encoding glycerophosphodiester phosphodiesterase; translated protein: MTEGAQARPGRRTVLGAAALGAAAAGVGGAAGTAHAAADRPARPSRGGYRNLPYPTVIAHRGASGYRPEHTIGAYQHALDLGAHVIEQDLVPTRDGRLVCRHENDITGTTDVADRPEFAARRTTKTVDGTAMTGWFTEDFTLAELKTLRATERIPGVRPDNTLYDGRWTVPTFEEVLQWADREGRRRGRPVWLHAETKHPTYFRKLGLGLEEPLARLLRRYGRDGRDAPVFLQSFEPSSMRRMAGLVDAPRVVLLSGAGTRPWDFVEAGDPRTVADLITPRGLKWIASYAQGIGPTLDLVIPKGPDGRLGTPTTLVRDAHRRGLILHPYTLRNENAFLPADFRRDLDTTTPGIDPNGYGDVFGAYRRYFATGIDGIFTDHPDTGLLAAADAVRD
- a CDS encoding lysophospholipid acyltransferase family protein, with the translated sequence MSLIKAVLGPVLRLMFRPRVEGADNIPGTGPVILAGNHLTFIDSMVLPLVCSRPVYFIGKDEYVTGKGLKGRLMAWFFTGVGMVPVDRDGANGGVAALNTGQRLLEQGKIFGIYPEGTRSPDGRLYRGHPGIARLTLRTGAPVVPFAIIGTDKLQPGGSGLPRPGRVTVRFGTAMEFSRYEGMGRNRYVLRAVTDSVMAEVMALSGQEYVDVYASTAKKAA
- a CDS encoding MFS transporter — translated: MTSTAPLTKTEETAKAPGRWVALGVLVLAVLLVAVDATVLGLATPYLSEDLRPTGTQLLWIGDIYSFVIAGLLITMGSLGDRIGRKKLLLTGAVAFGAVSVLNAYATSPEMMILARALLGVAGATLMPSTLALIRNLFHDPRERSIAVGIWGAAASAGAAVGPVVGGALLEHFWWGSVFLINLPVMALLVLVGVKLLPESRNPNPGPWDPVSVVLSLLGIVAVVYAIKELAVHGFGAVALLAGTLGATALVWFVRRQLTLPSPLLDVRLFRNRGFSGAVLADLLTILGLSGLVFFLSQFLQLVQGRSPLEAGLIELPAAIGAVGAGLLAGFAARRFSVRVTVAGGLAAVGAALAGCTVLSASTGAPAIGAALFIGGLGAGFAFTVTADVILSSVPKEQAGAASAVSETAYELGAALGIAVLGSVVTGVYRGFTVPEGVSAETADGARDSLAGAMEASEALPSEQGAELLSAARDAFADGFHLAGAVGSAVLFATAVAAWFLLRGQKLEDGVEHP
- a CDS encoding TetR/AcrR family transcriptional regulator; this translates as MTVDREQVLRAAAALLSRKGSATMDEVARAAGIGRATLHRHFAGRDTLVRALEDYGLRELETAISAARLDEDSAADALRRLVAESERCAPLFAFLVTENQLFEGEDVHEGWQRADRRIVALVKRGQEEGVFRIDLTAVWIAEALFGLISSAAWAIQSGRIAARDYTFMITELLLGGVTRRSVEK
- a CDS encoding HAD domain-containing protein, translated to MKPLLLIDVDGPLNPYGGKPERRPEGYGTHRLRPEGWHGAKPLRVWLNPDHGRELLALADRYELVWATTWKGEANRWISPPLGLPELPYIDWPVIHGAAPYGTFWKTQYILDYAAGRPFAWLDDDISEPDREFVAQKHLAAALLLHVDHRIGLTRPDFEALEEWAAAR
- the argH gene encoding argininosuccinate lyase, which produces MSSNNGDVRLWGGRFADGPAEALAKLSASVHFDWRLAPYDIAGSRAHARVLHKAGLLTRDELTRMIVGLDQLEADVADGSFTGTIADEDVHTALERGLLERLGPELGGKLRAGRSRNDQVATLFRMYLRDHSRIIGGLIAELQDALVGLAEAHPEVAMPGRTHLQHAQPVLFAHHVLAHVQSFSRDAERLRQWDERTAVSPYGSGALAGSSLGLDPEAVAADLGFERGSAGNSIDGTASRDFVAEFAFITAMIGVNLSRIAEEIIIWNTKEFSFVTLHDAFSTGSSIMPQKKNPDIAELARGKSGRLIGNLTGLMATLKALPLAYNRDLQEDKEPVFDSCDTLEVLLPAFTGMMATLTVHRERMEELAPAGFSLATDIAEWLVRQGVPFRVAHEVAGECVKECEAQGIELDQLTDAQFAAISEYLTPDVRTVLHVSGALASRNGRGGTAPSAVAVQLAEVKADLLIQHAWAAAKQ
- a CDS encoding argininosuccinate synthase; the encoded protein is MTERVVLAYSGGLDTSVAIGWIAEETGAEVIAVAVDVGQGGEDLDVIRKRALACGAVEAEVADARDEFADEYCLPAIKANALYMDRYPLVSALSRPTIVKHLVAAARKHNAGIVAHGCTGKGNDQVRFEAGITALGPDLKCIAPVRDYAMTRDKAIAFCEEKQLPIATSKKSPYSIDQNVFGRAVETGFLEDIWNAPIEDIYEYTSNPAEPREADEVVISFKEGVPVAIDGKPVTVLQAIQQLNERAGAQGIGRIDMVEDRLVGIKSREVYEAPGAIALITAHQELENVTVERELARYKRQVEQRWGEMVYDGLWFSPLKRALDGFINEANEHVTGDIRMTLHGGRAVVTGRKSEESLYDFNLATYDSGDTFDQSKAQGFIEIFSLSAKIAARRDLNA
- a CDS encoding L,D-transpeptidase family protein, encoding MRRRLVPLSVLLLLTAGTVAVTPSPPPSVAAPVPAVAAVPAPVEPAPDAPLPERMADTGGGTQLITAVAPDTGSTAGRVVWWDLGADGRWSEAGSAPARFGANGLVAGGERVQGTSTTPTGLYDLPYAFGIAPAPEGAGYPYRPVTDRSYWCQDNDSASYNRWVEGLPADCRAAEAERMLDYGVQYAHGLVVGFNYDRPVRGRGAGIFLHVNGEGPTAGCVSVPADAMARILAWVDPGRGPHIAVGTESGPTAVTRGSA
- a CDS encoding arginine repressor, giving the protein MAEAGGPAVPQTRMARHRRIVDILNRQPVRSQSQLAKLLADNGLSVTQATLSRDLDELGAVKIRNTGGELIYAVPSEGGFRTPQAPLGESAKEERMRRLSGELLISAEASANLVVLRTPPGAAQFLASAIDQAELHDILGTIAGDDTLLLISRDPVGGQALADHLLRLAQGAR